In the genome of Variibacter gotjawalensis, one region contains:
- a CDS encoding CaiB/BaiF CoA transferase family protein: MFKPYEGIRVLDLSQGIAGPTCAGMLAQGGADVIKVEPPAGDWARLVSEPKDGENALSISANLGKRAICVDASKPAGRALLKRLAMQCDVIVESFRPGVVKRLGLDYETIAKEKPDIIYTSVSGFGPDGPYVERPGTDSVLQALTGMMYMNADGGEPRRVAMYLVDATAAVYAAHATAGALLRQARKGEGHHVNISLMHVAATLQSVPILEYMIRKGGPRLPALVPGGIYPTQDGLLMAASLRDDMFISLAKAIGREDWASDPSLATTALRAKRGDELNAGLGEALKHNTTAYWFKRFEEFSVLSAPVQNFAQLVADPQAQHAGFFANVNSPAYGALPLALMPESSFIGQDDYRAPPRVGEHTDEVLAEFGIADAERTKFAEEKITIQG; this comes from the coding sequence GTGTTCAAGCCTTACGAAGGCATTCGCGTTCTCGATCTCAGCCAAGGCATCGCGGGGCCGACCTGCGCCGGCATGCTGGCGCAAGGCGGCGCCGACGTGATCAAGGTCGAGCCGCCGGCGGGCGATTGGGCGCGGCTCGTGTCGGAGCCGAAGGATGGCGAGAACGCGCTGTCGATCTCGGCCAATCTCGGCAAGCGCGCAATCTGCGTCGATGCATCGAAGCCGGCGGGGCGTGCACTGCTGAAGCGTTTAGCGATGCAGTGCGACGTGATCGTCGAGAGTTTCCGGCCGGGCGTCGTGAAGCGTCTCGGCCTCGATTACGAGACGATCGCGAAAGAGAAGCCGGACATCATCTACACGTCCGTGAGCGGCTTCGGTCCCGATGGGCCTTATGTCGAACGGCCCGGCACCGACTCGGTGCTGCAGGCACTGACCGGCATGATGTACATGAACGCGGACGGCGGCGAGCCGCGCCGCGTCGCGATGTATTTGGTCGATGCGACTGCTGCCGTCTATGCGGCTCACGCGACAGCTGGCGCGCTGCTGCGGCAGGCGCGGAAGGGCGAGGGACACCACGTCAACATCTCGCTGATGCACGTTGCGGCCACGCTGCAGTCGGTGCCGATCCTCGAATACATGATCCGCAAAGGTGGGCCGCGTTTGCCCGCGCTGGTGCCAGGCGGAATTTATCCGACGCAAGATGGTCTGCTGATGGCGGCGTCGTTGCGCGACGATATGTTCATCAGTCTCGCGAAAGCCATCGGCCGCGAGGATTGGGCGAGCGATCCGTCGCTCGCGACGACCGCGCTGCGGGCAAAGCGTGGCGACGAACTCAATGCGGGGCTCGGCGAAGCGCTTAAACACAACACGACGGCATATTGGTTCAAGCGCTTCGAAGAATTCTCAGTGCTGTCCGCGCCGGTGCAAAATTTCGCGCAGCTCGTCGCAGATCCGCAGGCGCAGCACGCCGGCTTCTTCGCCAACGTCAACAGCCCGGCATACGGTGCGTTGCCGCTCGCGCTGATGCCGGAGAGTTCCTTCATCGGGCAAGATGATTATCGCGCGCCGCCGCGCGTCGGGGAGCACACCGACGAAGTCTTGGCGGAGTTTGGAATCGCGGATGCGGAACGCACGAAGTTCGCGGAAGAAAAAATAACGATACAGGGATGA
- a CDS encoding acetate--CoA ligase family protein: MSNLKYALNPRSIAIVGASDQINKIGGRPLHYLAKFGFQGKVYPINPARPEVQGVKSFAGLDALPEVPDMVCVAVAGDNAERTVIQCAEMGVKVALVMASGFSESDPVNGAAAEQRMIAAGRKTGMRIFGPNMQGLANFGSGAIASFSTMFLEMPPEDGPVAILSQSGAMSVVPYGLLRQRGIGVRHTHATGNDADVSVAELSTEVAKDPNVKLLLLYLEGMPDPHFLAETAAIARERNLPVLALKSGRTAAGAIAAASHTGALATEDRVVDAFFEHHGIYRVKDVEGLVESAELFLKGWKPKGRNLVAISNSGAVCVLSADAASNAGMPMAKLALATREGLGKILPSFATTTNPIDITAALLSNSGLFSDILPVIAKDAAADAFLIGVPVAGQGYDVPRFARDSAAFAAETGKPLVVAAPQPSVAQAFAEQGLATFATESAAIRALDGYLGQNELAARLAASGARSTYRAAESAAQEGVTLNEAESLAIAEKAGIPVAKYRLCQSAAECVEAWRAIGGPVAVKACSRDIPHKSEYGLVKLGVNSEAEISALFETMTTTVAEKKASFDGVIVAAMAKGQREFMIGAHRDPVFGPVVAVGDGGKYIEALGDVRLLIPPFSASDVERALRSLRIAPLLDGVRGDPPLDIAAFGDLAAKVGALMLDAKLKIASIDLNPVMVFARGEGCVIADALVVQQA; this comes from the coding sequence ATGAGCAATCTGAAATACGCGCTGAACCCGCGTTCGATCGCGATCGTCGGTGCATCGGACCAGATCAACAAGATCGGCGGGCGCCCGCTTCACTATCTCGCGAAGTTCGGATTTCAAGGCAAGGTTTATCCGATCAATCCGGCGCGTCCCGAAGTGCAGGGCGTGAAGAGTTTTGCCGGGCTCGACGCATTGCCGGAAGTGCCCGACATGGTCTGCGTCGCGGTCGCGGGCGACAACGCGGAGCGCACCGTCATCCAATGTGCCGAGATGGGCGTGAAGGTCGCGCTCGTGATGGCGTCGGGCTTTTCGGAAAGCGATCCCGTCAACGGTGCGGCGGCCGAGCAGCGCATGATCGCGGCGGGGCGCAAGACCGGCATGCGCATTTTCGGGCCCAACATGCAGGGCCTCGCAAATTTCGGCAGCGGCGCGATCGCGAGCTTCTCGACGATGTTCCTCGAAATGCCGCCCGAAGATGGACCCGTCGCGATCCTTTCGCAGAGCGGCGCGATGAGCGTTGTGCCGTATGGTCTGCTGCGCCAGCGCGGCATCGGCGTGCGCCACACGCACGCGACCGGCAACGATGCGGATGTCTCCGTCGCCGAGTTGTCGACGGAAGTCGCCAAGGATCCGAACGTCAAGCTGCTGCTGCTTTATCTCGAAGGCATGCCGGACCCGCACTTCCTCGCCGAGACCGCCGCGATTGCGCGCGAGCGCAATCTGCCGGTGCTGGCGCTCAAATCCGGGCGCACGGCGGCCGGCGCGATTGCGGCGGCGTCGCACACCGGCGCGCTCGCGACGGAAGATCGTGTCGTCGATGCATTCTTCGAACATCACGGCATCTACCGCGTGAAGGATGTCGAAGGGCTCGTCGAGTCCGCCGAACTCTTTCTCAAGGGTTGGAAGCCGAAAGGCCGCAACCTCGTCGCGATCAGCAATTCGGGAGCGGTCTGCGTGCTGTCGGCCGACGCCGCATCGAATGCCGGCATGCCGATGGCGAAGCTCGCGCTGGCGACGCGCGAAGGCCTCGGCAAAATCCTGCCGAGCTTCGCGACGACGACGAACCCGATCGACATCACGGCGGCGCTGCTTTCCAACAGCGGCTTGTTCTCGGACATTCTGCCGGTGATCGCGAAAGACGCCGCGGCGGATGCTTTCCTCATCGGCGTGCCGGTTGCGGGGCAGGGCTACGACGTTCCACGTTTCGCGCGAGACTCCGCGGCTTTCGCGGCTGAGACCGGCAAGCCGCTCGTCGTTGCGGCGCCGCAACCGTCCGTCGCGCAAGCCTTCGCCGAACAAGGCCTCGCGACGTTCGCGACGGAGTCCGCCGCGATCCGCGCGCTCGATGGGTATCTCGGGCAGAACGAATTGGCAGCCCGGCTCGCGGCATCAGGCGCGCGCAGCACGTATCGTGCGGCGGAGAGCGCCGCGCAAGAAGGCGTTACGCTGAACGAGGCCGAAAGCCTCGCGATCGCAGAGAAGGCCGGAATTCCGGTCGCGAAGTATCGCTTGTGTCAAAGCGCAGCCGAGTGCGTCGAAGCGTGGCGCGCGATCGGCGGGCCCGTCGCCGTGAAGGCGTGTTCGCGCGACATTCCGCACAAATCCGAATATGGCCTGGTCAAGCTCGGCGTGAACAGCGAAGCAGAGATCAGCGCGCTGTTCGAGACGATGACGACAACGGTTGCGGAAAAGAAGGCAAGCTTCGATGGCGTCATCGTCGCGGCGATGGCGAAGGGTCAGCGCGAATTCATGATCGGCGCGCATCGCGATCCGGTGTTCGGCCCGGTGGTCGCGGTCGGCGACGGCGGAAAGTATATCGAAGCGCTCGGCGATGTGCGCTTGCTGATCCCGCCATTCTCGGCGTCCGATGTCGAGCGCGCGTTGCGCTCGCTGCGTATCGCACCGTTGCTCGATGGCGTGCGTGGCGATCCGCCGCTCGACATCGCGGCTTTCGGTGATCTCGCCGCGAAAGTCGGCGCGCTTATGCTCGATGCGAAGCTGAAGATCGCGAGCATCGATCTCAATCCCGTCATGGTGTTCGCGCGCGGCGAAGGTTGCGTCATCGCGGATGCGCTCGTGGTGCAGCAGGCGTGA
- a CDS encoding Zn-ribbon domain-containing OB-fold protein, with the protein MGIAYQRCGTCNSTWYFRRSFCPRCGAGAPANVEAKGEGTIEAVTTVTRAPSPEWKAYAPYTMVLVAMPEGFRMMAHAEPGVAIGDKVTAEFVAFGERSIPKFKKT; encoded by the coding sequence ATGGGCATCGCGTATCAACGCTGCGGCACCTGCAATTCGACGTGGTACTTCCGCCGTTCGTTTTGTCCGCGCTGCGGTGCCGGCGCGCCAGCGAACGTCGAGGCGAAGGGCGAGGGGACGATCGAGGCCGTCACGACGGTGACGCGCGCACCGAGCCCCGAGTGGAAGGCGTATGCGCCCTACACGATGGTTCTCGTCGCGATGCCGGAAGGTTTCCGCATGATGGCGCATGCCGAACCCGGCGTTGCGATCGGCGATAAAGTGACGGCGGAGTTTGTTGCATTCGGCGAGCGTTCGATTCCGAAGTTCAAAAAGACGTAA
- a CDS encoding thiolase family protein — translation MSYLVGSGLTAFGRHEGASALDLMQRAASEALADAGLERQDIDGLICGYATTMPHLMLSTVFAEHFGLQPEYAHAVQLGGATGFAMTMLAHTLVDAGVVDNVLVVAGENRLTGQSRDSSIQTLAQVGHPEFEVPLGPTIPAYYGLVASRYMHDFGVTERDLAEFAVLLRRHAALHPGAQFRDPITVEEVLASRPIASPLKMLDCCPVSDGGAAYVISREKRPHAARIRGAAQAHLFQHISAAPSLTDVGAGLASRRAMTAAGITQADVRYLGIYDSFTITLTMLLEEIGFAARGEAGVMARDGVFNRDGALPLNTHGGLISYGHCGVGGAMAHLVETHRQMTGRAGERQVKDASLAFLHGDGGVLSSHVSLVMEAC, via the coding sequence ATGAGCTATCTGGTCGGCTCGGGCCTGACCGCCTTTGGGCGTCATGAGGGCGCGAGTGCGCTTGACTTGATGCAGCGTGCGGCGAGCGAAGCGCTCGCCGACGCCGGGCTCGAACGGCAAGATATCGACGGACTTATCTGCGGCTACGCAACCACGATGCCGCATTTGATGCTGTCGACTGTGTTTGCCGAGCATTTCGGGCTGCAGCCCGAATATGCACATGCGGTGCAGCTCGGTGGCGCGACCGGTTTTGCGATGACGATGCTGGCGCATACGCTCGTCGATGCGGGTGTCGTCGACAATGTTCTGGTGGTCGCCGGTGAAAATCGGCTGACCGGCCAGTCGCGCGATTCATCGATACAGACGCTGGCGCAAGTCGGACATCCGGAATTCGAAGTGCCGCTCGGGCCGACGATCCCGGCTTATTACGGGCTCGTCGCGTCGCGCTACATGCACGACTTCGGCGTCACCGAGCGCGACCTCGCCGAATTTGCCGTGCTGCTGCGACGGCATGCGGCGCTGCATCCCGGCGCTCAATTCCGCGATCCGATTACAGTCGAAGAAGTGCTGGCGTCGCGGCCGATCGCATCCCCGCTCAAGATGCTCGATTGCTGTCCGGTGTCGGATGGCGGCGCGGCTTATGTCATCAGCCGCGAGAAGCGGCCGCACGCCGCGCGTATCCGCGGCGCAGCGCAAGCGCATTTGTTCCAGCATATTTCGGCGGCGCCGAGCCTGACGGATGTCGGCGCCGGTCTCGCGTCGCGGCGCGCAATGACAGCTGCGGGCATCACGCAGGCCGACGTCCGATATCTCGGCATCTACGACAGCTTCACGATCACGCTGACCATGCTGCTCGAGGAAATCGGCTTTGCGGCGCGCGGCGAAGCCGGCGTGATGGCGCGCGACGGCGTCTTCAACCGCGACGGCGCATTGCCGCTCAACACGCATGGCGGCTTGATCTCATACGGACATTGCGGTGTCGGTGGCGCGATGGCGCATCTCGTCGAGACGCATCGGCAGATGACCGGCCGTGCCGGCGAACGGCAGGTGAAGGACGCATCGCTGGCGTTCCTGCACGGCGACGGCGGCGTTCTCTCCTCGCATGTCAGCCTCGTGATGGAGGCGTGCTGA
- a CDS encoding IclR family transcriptional regulator has protein sequence MTDTNVTPVIPINSAQKVCAILRTLSSGKPMRLTSIAESATLNKVTALRILDTLCQEGFVRRLPASKLYALGPEALAIAVATREVPNIVQLARPSLTRLAVQSEDTVLFGIRSGVEIAYLDREVGSFPIQANYLHVGSRRPLGVGAGGLAMLAFLPDRDIQALLPLITPHLQRFPRFSIDNVMESVQSARKEGAAIVFDLLIERMGGIAMPVISREGEVMGAFSIVGLSERLETRKKELIEMLKREAQSVSDALAEAVGTIRRTASGRRAG, from the coding sequence TTGACTGATACGAACGTTACTCCCGTCATCCCGATTAATTCGGCTCAAAAGGTGTGCGCCATTCTGCGCACGTTGTCCTCCGGCAAGCCGATGCGGCTGACGTCGATCGCGGAGTCCGCAACGCTTAACAAAGTCACGGCGCTGCGCATCCTCGACACGCTGTGCCAAGAAGGTTTCGTGCGCCGTCTGCCGGCGAGCAAGCTTTACGCGCTCGGACCCGAGGCGCTCGCCATCGCGGTCGCGACGCGCGAAGTCCCGAACATCGTGCAGCTCGCACGCCCGAGCCTGACGCGTCTCGCGGTGCAGTCGGAAGACACCGTGCTATTCGGCATCCGCAGCGGCGTCGAGATCGCGTATCTCGACCGCGAGGTCGGCAGCTTCCCGATCCAGGCGAACTATCTCCACGTCGGCAGCCGCCGTCCGCTCGGCGTCGGCGCCGGTGGTCTCGCGATGCTGGCGTTCCTGCCGGATCGCGACATCCAAGCTCTGCTGCCGCTCATCACGCCGCACCTACAGCGTTTCCCGCGCTTCTCGATCGACAATGTAATGGAGAGCGTTCAGTCGGCACGCAAAGAGGGCGCCGCGATCGTGTTCGATCTGTTGATCGAACGCATGGGCGGCATCGCGATGCCGGTGATCAGCCGCGAAGGCGAGGTGATGGGCGCGTTCAGCATCGTCGGCCTCAGCGAGCGTCTCGAGACCCGCAAGAAGGAGCTCATCGAGATGCTCAAGCGCGAAGCGCAGTCGGTCTCCGATGCGCTTGCCGAAGCTGTCGGCACGATCCGCCGCACGGCTTCCGGACGCCGCGCCGGATGA
- a CDS encoding Bug family tripartite tricarboxylate transporter substrate binding protein, with translation MLSRRNLLRTAAGAGCLGALAQTFPRAHASAWPTGPVKIIVPYPPGGSSDIASRVVGQLLQEQIGQPFIIDNRAGAGGNIGMEAGARSAPDGYSLVLATTAHAINMTLFSKLNYDTVKGFAPIALLMEVPLICTVHPSVPANSVAELIALAKQKPKGINYGTSGNGQSTHMAVELFCMMAGIEMTHVPYRGSAPAMNDHIAGHVAVMFDTAASGLPHVQDKKLRALAVTSRERVALLPDVPTVAETGLKGYEVTAWNGLMAPVGTPPEIVDRLNREIVKALATPLVKERFGALAATARPTTVAEFTDYVRNEVEKWAPVVRQSGAKVD, from the coding sequence ATGCTTTCACGCCGCAATCTGTTGCGGACCGCAGCAGGTGCCGGGTGCCTAGGTGCACTCGCGCAGACGTTCCCACGGGCTCACGCCTCCGCCTGGCCGACCGGCCCGGTCAAAATCATCGTGCCGTATCCGCCGGGTGGGTCGAGCGACATCGCGTCGCGCGTCGTCGGCCAGTTGCTGCAAGAGCAGATCGGCCAGCCCTTCATCATCGACAACCGGGCAGGGGCGGGCGGCAATATCGGCATGGAGGCCGGCGCGCGCTCGGCGCCCGACGGCTATTCGCTCGTTCTCGCGACGACCGCGCATGCGATCAACATGACGCTGTTCTCGAAGCTCAACTACGACACCGTGAAGGGCTTCGCGCCGATCGCGCTGCTGATGGAGGTGCCGCTCATCTGCACGGTGCATCCGAGCGTGCCGGCAAATTCCGTGGCGGAGCTTATTGCGCTCGCGAAGCAGAAGCCGAAGGGCATCAACTACGGCACGTCCGGCAACGGCCAGTCCACGCACATGGCCGTGGAGCTGTTCTGCATGATGGCCGGCATCGAGATGACGCATGTGCCGTATCGCGGCAGCGCGCCGGCGATGAACGATCACATCGCGGGCCATGTCGCCGTCATGTTCGATACGGCAGCGTCAGGCTTGCCGCATGTGCAGGACAAGAAGCTACGTGCTTTGGCTGTAACCAGCCGCGAGCGCGTTGCGCTGCTGCCGGATGTTCCGACGGTCGCCGAGACCGGGCTCAAGGGCTACGAAGTCACGGCCTGGAACGGCTTGATGGCGCCGGTCGGTACGCCGCCCGAGATCGTCGATCGCCTCAACCGCGAAATCGTCAAAGCGCTGGCGACACCGCTTGTGAAAGAGCGCTTCGGCGCGTTGGCCGCGACGGCGCGGCCGACCACCGTCGCTGAATTTACCGACTACGTCCGCAACGAAGTTGAAAAATGGGCGCCTGTGGTGCGCCAGTCTGGAGCGAAAGTTGACTGA
- a CDS encoding HlyD family type I secretion periplasmic adaptor subunit, whose amino-acid sequence MSEPVDPKAAIRRLNIIGLTTVLLVVGGVGGWAATTHIAGAVIAPGTLVVESNVKKVQHNTGGIVGEIFVREGSTVKAGELVVRLDDTLPRATLGIVQSQLDVLVAREARLVAERDGAKEITFDPAYLARRKDLTVDSAILGEVKLFEARRSGREGQRSQLRERITQTENEIRGLTAQQEAKEKEITFIGEELAGVQGLYKKNLVTIVRYNALQRDQARLQGERGQLVAEQARARGKIAETEIQIIQLEQDFRTEVLRDLREAQSKMAELQERVNAAQDELRRIDIRSPQNGTVHQLAVHTVGGVVQRGETLMLVVPVADALLVEAKAAPTDVDQIHVGAQVHIKVSAGNRRLMQDLDGKVRTISADLTREQVPGQSGAVQAAYYLVRIDIDPDQAKKLQDLQLIAGMQTEVYIRTENRLAVDYLIKPLTEQFARTFRER is encoded by the coding sequence ATGAGCGAGCCAGTCGATCCGAAAGCCGCGATCCGGCGGCTGAATATCATCGGTCTGACGACAGTGCTTCTGGTCGTCGGTGGCGTCGGCGGATGGGCCGCGACGACGCATATCGCAGGCGCAGTGATTGCACCGGGCACGCTGGTTGTCGAAAGCAACGTCAAGAAGGTGCAGCACAACACCGGCGGCATCGTCGGCGAGATATTCGTGCGCGAAGGCAGTACGGTGAAAGCCGGCGAACTGGTGGTTCGGCTCGACGATACGCTGCCGCGCGCGACCCTCGGTATCGTTCAGTCGCAGCTCGACGTGCTGGTCGCGCGAGAAGCCCGCCTCGTTGCGGAACGCGACGGCGCAAAGGAAATCACATTCGATCCGGCCTACTTGGCGCGCCGCAAAGACTTGACCGTAGACTCGGCCATCCTCGGCGAAGTGAAGTTGTTCGAGGCGCGGCGCAGCGGCCGCGAGGGGCAACGATCGCAGCTGCGCGAACGCATCACGCAGACCGAGAACGAAATTCGCGGCCTGACGGCACAGCAAGAAGCGAAGGAAAAAGAAATCACCTTCATCGGCGAAGAGCTCGCCGGTGTGCAGGGCCTCTATAAGAAGAATCTCGTCACCATCGTCCGTTACAACGCGCTCCAGCGCGATCAGGCGCGCCTGCAGGGCGAGCGCGGCCAGCTGGTCGCCGAACAAGCGCGTGCACGCGGGAAGATCGCCGAGACCGAAATTCAGATCATTCAGCTCGAGCAGGATTTCCGCACCGAGGTCCTGCGCGATCTGCGTGAGGCGCAGTCGAAGATGGCCGAGCTGCAGGAGCGGGTGAACGCAGCGCAGGACGAACTCCGCCGTATCGATATCCGCTCGCCGCAGAACGGCACGGTGCATCAGCTCGCCGTGCACACGGTCGGCGGTGTCGTGCAGCGCGGCGAGACGTTGATGCTCGTCGTGCCGGTCGCCGACGCATTGTTGGTCGAGGCGAAAGCCGCCCCAACCGACGTCGACCAAATCCACGTCGGTGCGCAGGTCCACATCAAGGTCTCGGCCGGCAATCGGCGGTTGATGCAGGATCTCGATGGCAAGGTGCGAACCATCTCGGCGGACCTGACCCGAGAGCAGGTGCCGGGGCAGTCGGGCGCTGTCCAAGCCGCGTACTACCTTGTGCGCATCGATATCGACCCCGACCAGGCCAAGAAGCTGCAGGACCTGCAGCTGATCGCCGGCATGCAGACCGAGGTCTACATCCGGACTGAAAACCGACTGGCCGTCGACTATTTGATCAAGCCCCTGACCGAACAGTTCGCGCGCACCTTCCGCGAGCGCTGA
- a CDS encoding type I secretion system permease/ATPase, translated as MARQPNPGSPGRHPAVAQALRDCRGAFWSVAIFSGLVNLLMLAGPLYMLQVYDRVLASRSVPTLIALSVLLAVAYGFQAILDLIRTRIVTRSAAVLDKDLGTTVHNAVLRLATNSRSIDAQQPVRDLDQIRSFLTSAGPIAIVDLPWMPVFLAICFLLHPWIGFLSLFGALLLVATTLLTERSSREPAREVAKGAGQRAAAIEADRRNSETITAMGLGDAMAKRWNEANNAYLTAVRRSSDVVSSYGGLSKVLRLFLQSGILGLGAYLVIQQQLSPGSMIAASIMMARALAPIETAIANWRGFVAARDATHRLSQMLAHFGISPERMELPPPKQSFEAEDVVVVAPETQVPIVGGVRFQTRAGDVVGVIGPSGSGKTSLIRVLVGIWPPARGAVRIDGAELKQWSPTLLGPHIGYLSQAVELFDGTVAQNIARMANDPDPDKVVKAARAAGAHDMILHLRNGYDTRIGDSGAILSAGQRQRVALARALYNDPFLIVLDEPNANLDSDGEEALLTAIEQAAKRGAIVLMIAHRRGALKVCNRVLVLRDGAQMAFGPRDEVLARLMPQQPQQPPQQAPATAPTTLKVVSDNPGSGA; from the coding sequence TTGGCTCGGCAACCCAATCCGGGAAGTCCCGGACGTCATCCAGCGGTGGCGCAGGCGCTACGCGATTGCCGCGGCGCATTCTGGAGCGTTGCGATCTTCTCCGGCCTCGTCAATCTGCTGATGTTGGCCGGCCCGCTCTACATGCTGCAAGTCTATGACCGCGTGCTGGCGAGCCGCAGCGTGCCGACCTTGATCGCGCTCTCGGTCCTGCTTGCGGTGGCCTACGGTTTCCAAGCGATCCTCGATCTCATCCGCACGCGCATCGTGACGCGATCGGCCGCAGTGCTCGACAAGGACCTCGGCACGACCGTGCATAACGCCGTGCTGCGCCTGGCCACCAACAGCCGCTCTATCGACGCACAGCAGCCTGTGCGCGATCTCGATCAGATTCGCTCATTCCTGACGAGCGCAGGTCCGATCGCGATCGTCGACCTGCCGTGGATGCCGGTGTTCCTGGCAATCTGCTTCCTGCTGCACCCCTGGATCGGCTTTCTGTCGCTCTTCGGCGCGCTGCTGCTGGTCGCAACGACGCTGCTGACCGAGCGCTCGAGCCGTGAGCCTGCGCGCGAAGTCGCGAAGGGCGCAGGCCAACGTGCGGCCGCGATCGAGGCCGATCGCCGCAATAGCGAAACCATCACAGCGATGGGTCTCGGCGATGCGATGGCGAAACGCTGGAACGAAGCCAACAATGCATATCTCACCGCCGTGCGCCGTTCTTCGGATGTCGTGAGTTCTTACGGTGGCCTCTCCAAGGTGCTCCGGCTGTTTCTACAGTCCGGCATTCTGGGCCTTGGCGCCTATCTCGTTATTCAGCAGCAGTTGAGCCCGGGCTCGATGATCGCGGCCTCGATCATGATGGCGCGCGCGCTCGCGCCGATCGAAACCGCGATCGCGAATTGGCGCGGCTTTGTTGCTGCGCGCGATGCGACGCATCGCCTCTCGCAAATGCTGGCGCATTTCGGCATCTCGCCGGAGCGCATGGAGCTTCCGCCGCCGAAGCAGAGCTTCGAAGCCGAAGACGTGGTGGTGGTTGCGCCGGAGACGCAGGTGCCGATCGTCGGCGGCGTCCGCTTCCAAACGCGCGCCGGCGATGTCGTCGGCGTCATCGGGCCGAGCGGATCGGGCAAAACCTCGCTCATTCGCGTCCTGGTCGGCATCTGGCCGCCGGCACGCGGGGCGGTTCGTATCGATGGCGCAGAGCTTAAACAGTGGTCGCCGACGTTGCTCGGCCCGCATATCGGCTACCTCTCGCAAGCGGTCGAATTGTTCGACGGCACTGTCGCGCAGAACATTGCGCGCATGGCTAACGATCCCGATCCAGACAAAGTCGTGAAGGCCGCGCGTGCGGCCGGTGCGCACGACATGATCCTGCACTTGCGCAATGGCTACGACACACGCATCGGAGACTCCGGCGCAATTCTGTCGGCCGGCCAGCGGCAGCGTGTCGCTTTGGCGCGCGCTCTTTACAATGATCCGTTCCTCATCGTGCTCGACGAGCCGAATGCCAATCTCGATAGCGACGGTGAGGAAGCTCTGCTTACCGCGATCGAGCAAGCGGCCAAGCGCGGCGCGATCGTTCTTATGATTGCGCATCGCCGCGGCGCCTTGAAGGTTTGCAACCGTGTGTTGGTGCTCCGCGATGGCGCGCAAATGGCGTTCGGACCGCGCGACGAGGTGCTGGCGCGGCTCATGCCGCAACAACCGCAACAGCCGCCACAACAAGCGCCAGCCACCGCCCCGACAACCCTGAAAGTTGTCAGCGACAATCCAGGAAGCGGCGCATGA
- a CDS encoding DUF6489 family protein — translation MKVTVEVDCTPLEARQFFGLPDVQPMQERVMKELEDKMMENMERYSPEGLMKTWFSSMPQNAEWFRDLFSGVLDPARSKKT, via the coding sequence GTGAAAGTAACCGTCGAAGTCGATTGCACGCCGCTGGAGGCAAGGCAGTTTTTCGGTCTGCCGGACGTTCAGCCGATGCAAGAACGAGTCATGAAAGAGCTCGAAGACAAGATGATGGAGAATATGGAGCGGTATTCCCCTGAGGGTCTGATGAAGACCTGGTTCTCTTCGATGCCGCAGAACGCCGAGTGGTTCCGCGATCTCTTCTCGGGCGTTCTCGATCCTGCCCGCTCGAAGAAAACCTGA